One window from the genome of Candidatus Polarisedimenticolaceae bacterium encodes:
- a CDS encoding DUF1295 domain-containing protein has protein sequence MIVATWTWIAIAAITFAVLLKVDAPYGRHARRGWGPMLPAWMGWIVMELPSPVLIAGFWFASPYRSDPASVALMAAWVGHYVYRTLIFPFLGAGNKAPMPASIAASAFGFNLVNGSLNGYGMFHVDGVREVGARFVGGMALFAAGFLIHVKSDAILRSLRKPGESGYRIPRGFLFRWVSCPNYLGEVVEWIGFAIAAGTLWPASFAAWTVANLVPRAFAHHRWYVSTFEEYPKGRRAIL, from the coding sequence GTGATCGTCGCGACTTGGACCTGGATCGCGATCGCCGCGATCACCTTCGCCGTGTTGTTGAAGGTGGACGCCCCGTACGGCCGTCACGCCCGGAGGGGATGGGGGCCGATGCTCCCGGCCTGGATGGGATGGATCGTGATGGAGCTCCCCTCGCCGGTGCTGATCGCGGGGTTCTGGTTCGCGAGCCCGTATCGATCCGATCCCGCGAGCGTCGCGCTGATGGCGGCCTGGGTCGGGCACTACGTCTACCGCACGCTGATCTTCCCGTTCCTGGGCGCGGGGAACAAGGCGCCGATGCCCGCGTCGATCGCGGCGAGCGCGTTCGGCTTCAACCTCGTGAACGGCTCGCTCAACGGGTACGGGATGTTCCATGTCGACGGGGTTCGGGAGGTCGGCGCAAGGTTCGTCGGCGGGATGGCGCTCTTCGCCGCGGGTTTCCTGATCCACGTGAAGTCGGACGCGATCCTGCGGTCGCTCAGGAAGCCGGGGGAGTCCGGGTACCGGATCCCGCGGGGCTTTCTCTTCCGCTGGGTGAGCTGTCCGAACTACCTCGGCGAGGTCGTCGAGTGGATCGGGTTCGCGATCGCGGCGGGGACGTTGTGGCCCGCGTCGTTCGCGGCGTGGACGGTCGCCAACCTCGTGCCGCGGGCCTTTGCGCACCATCGCTGGTACGTCTCTACCTTCGAAGAGTATCCGAAGGGGCGACGGGCGATTCTGTAA
- the acs gene encoding acetate--CoA ligase, translated as MAEEIYDVKPHIQERAWIKSMEEYQRLYRLSLDNPEWFWAEQAKALTWFHPWHTVFDADYEEVDFSWFAGGRMNACFNCVDRHLATHGDRTAIIWAADEPGVYKHISYRELKHQVCRVANVLHSHGVKKGDRVCIYMPMIPETVYTMLACARIGAVHSVVFGGFSAESLRDRIVDARCKILVTANEGLRGGRKIPLKAIADRAVEGMSMVETVLVARRTEKDVPMESGRDYWLDEECHKQRSTCTNEWMGAEDPLFILYTSGSTGKPKGVLHTTGGYMTYAAMTHKYVFDYHPGDIYCCAADVGWITGHSYIVYGPLANGATTVMFESIPTYPDPGRYWRTVDDLGINIFYTAPTALRAIAQAGDEFVKRYKRSSLRILGTVGEPINPEIWKWYHDVVGDSRCAVVDTWWQTETGGILITPLPGVTPTKPGSATLPFFGVKPLVVDPADGRILDGNGVSGALCLASPWPGQARTVWGDHHRFKETYFTQYKGYYFTGDGCRRDEDGYYWITGRIDDVLNVSGHRLGTAEIESALVAHDSVAEAAVVGFPHPIKGTGIYAYVILGSDFVGQNADAVAGSLKEQVRHSIGSFAAPDVIHVADGLPKTRSGKIMRRILRKIAAGEYTGLGDTTTLADPDVVDKLISEHKNRVG; from the coding sequence GTGGCCGAGGAGATCTACGACGTCAAGCCTCACATCCAGGAACGCGCGTGGATCAAGTCGATGGAGGAGTACCAGCGCCTCTACCGGCTCTCGCTCGACAACCCCGAGTGGTTCTGGGCCGAGCAGGCCAAGGCGCTGACCTGGTTCCACCCGTGGCACACCGTCTTCGACGCCGACTACGAGGAGGTCGACTTCTCGTGGTTCGCCGGCGGGCGCATGAACGCCTGCTTCAACTGCGTCGACCGTCATCTCGCCACCCACGGCGACCGCACCGCGATCATCTGGGCCGCCGACGAGCCGGGCGTCTACAAGCACATCTCGTATCGCGAGCTGAAGCACCAGGTCTGCCGGGTCGCCAACGTCCTCCATTCGCACGGCGTGAAGAAGGGCGATCGCGTCTGCATCTACATGCCGATGATTCCCGAGACCGTCTACACGATGCTCGCCTGCGCGCGCATCGGCGCGGTGCACTCGGTGGTCTTCGGCGGGTTCAGCGCGGAGTCGCTGCGCGACCGGATCGTGGACGCGCGCTGCAAGATCCTCGTGACCGCGAACGAGGGACTGCGCGGCGGGCGGAAGATCCCGCTGAAGGCGATCGCCGACCGGGCCGTCGAGGGGATGTCGATGGTGGAGACGGTGCTCGTCGCGCGCCGGACCGAAAAGGACGTCCCGATGGAGTCCGGGCGGGACTACTGGCTGGACGAGGAGTGTCACAAGCAGCGGTCGACCTGCACCAACGAGTGGATGGGCGCGGAGGACCCGCTGTTCATCCTCTACACGTCGGGGTCGACCGGGAAGCCCAAGGGAGTCCTGCACACCACCGGCGGCTACATGACCTACGCCGCGATGACCCACAAGTACGTCTTCGACTACCACCCCGGCGACATCTACTGCTGCGCGGCGGACGTCGGCTGGATCACCGGGCACTCGTACATCGTCTACGGGCCCCTCGCCAACGGCGCCACGACCGTGATGTTCGAGTCGATTCCCACCTACCCCGATCCCGGGCGCTACTGGCGGACCGTCGACGATCTGGGGATCAACATCTTCTACACGGCGCCGACGGCGCTGCGCGCCATCGCGCAGGCCGGGGACGAGTTCGTCAAGCGCTACAAGCGCTCGTCGCTGCGGATCCTGGGGACCGTCGGCGAGCCGATCAACCCCGAGATCTGGAAGTGGTACCACGACGTCGTCGGAGACTCGCGCTGCGCGGTCGTGGACACGTGGTGGCAGACGGAGACGGGCGGCATCCTCATCACTCCGCTCCCGGGCGTGACCCCCACGAAGCCGGGCTCCGCGACCCTCCCCTTCTTCGGCGTGAAGCCTCTCGTCGTCGACCCGGCCGACGGACGCATCCTCGACGGAAACGGGGTCTCGGGCGCCCTGTGCCTCGCCTCCCCGTGGCCGGGGCAGGCGCGCACGGTGTGGGGCGACCACCACCGCTTCAAGGAGACGTACTTCACGCAGTACAAGGGTTATTACTTCACCGGCGACGGCTGCCGCCGCGACGAGGACGGCTACTACTGGATCACCGGCCGCATCGACGACGTCCTCAACGTGTCGGGGCACCGCCTGGGCACCGCCGAGATCGAGAGCGCGCTCGTCGCCCACGATTCCGTGGCCGAGGCCGCGGTCGTCGGCTTCCCGCACCCGATCAAGGGGACCGGGATCTACGCCTACGTGATCCTGGGCTCCGACTTCGTCGGCCAGAACGCCGACGCGGTGGCGGGCTCGCTCAAGGAGCAGGTGCGGCACTCGATCGGCTCGTTCGCCGCGCCGGACGTCATCCACGTCGCGGACGGGCTTCCGAAGACCCGGAGCGGGAAGATCATGCGCCGCATCCTCCGGAAGATCGCCGCGGGCGAATACACGGGGCTCGGGGACACGACGACCCTCGCCGATCCCGACGTCGTGGACAAGCTGATCTCCGAGCACAAGAACCGGGTGGGTTGA
- a CDS encoding ferritin encodes MSKTVQEALNRQIHSEFKASYTYLAMSAWCDRNNWKGAATWMRLQSQEEYAHAMKLLDFMLARHGKLEFKSIDGPKGEFKHLVEVFENAYKQELEVSKQIDALYELAGEQKAYAAMVQLEWFITEQVEEEKTMREIVARLNLVKDDPASLLDIDRELGTRGPDPAGAEAGA; translated from the coding sequence ATGAGCAAGACGGTTCAGGAAGCCCTCAACCGCCAGATCCACTCCGAGTTCAAGGCCTCCTACACGTACCTGGCCATGTCCGCGTGGTGCGACCGCAACAACTGGAAAGGCGCGGCCACGTGGATGCGCCTGCAGAGCCAGGAGGAATACGCGCACGCGATGAAGCTCCTCGACTTCATGCTCGCGCGTCACGGGAAGCTCGAGTTCAAGTCCATCGACGGCCCGAAGGGGGAGTTCAAGCACCTCGTCGAGGTCTTCGAGAACGCCTACAAGCAGGAGCTCGAGGTCAGCAAGCAGATCGACGCGCTCTACGAGCTCGCCGGCGAGCAGAAGGCCTACGCCGCCATGGTCCAGCTCGAGTGGTTCATCACGGAGCAGGTCGAGGAAGAAAAGACGATGCGCGAGATCGTCGCGCGCCTGAACCTCGTCAAGGACGACCCGGCTTCGCTCCTCGACATCGACCGCGAGCTCGGCACGCGCGGCCCGGATCCCGCGGGCGCGGAAGCGGGCGCCTGA
- a CDS encoding NAD-dependent epimerase/dehydratase family protein codes for MRLAVVTGASGHAGANLVRALLDEGRAVRCLVREDVRALEGLDVEAVRGDVGDVASLERAFAGAGTVFHLAARISIVGEEDGAVLRTNVDGVRNVVEACRAKGIGRLVHFSSIHALHDPGAGAPIDEDAEPADFEWLPAYDRSKAAGERIVREAVARGFNAVIVNPTAIVGPHDEKPSRMGRVLLDLAKGRMPALVHGGYNWVDARDVARGAIAAEQKGNAGQRYLLSGTWKPIADVAAIVHACGGAAPPRMNVPLGVAAAVAPLALAASRLVGAEPLFTPDAIRALRCHREIVPRRSIAELGWSPRPIEATIADTLAWFRTKGMW; via the coding sequence CTGAGACTCGCCGTCGTCACCGGGGCCTCGGGGCACGCCGGGGCCAATCTCGTCCGCGCGCTCCTCGACGAGGGACGCGCCGTGAGGTGCCTCGTCCGCGAGGACGTCCGCGCCCTCGAGGGGCTCGACGTCGAGGCCGTTCGCGGCGACGTCGGCGACGTGGCGTCGCTCGAGCGCGCCTTCGCCGGAGCGGGGACGGTCTTCCACCTCGCCGCGCGGATCTCGATCGTCGGGGAGGAGGACGGCGCCGTCCTGCGCACGAACGTCGACGGCGTGCGGAACGTCGTCGAGGCCTGTCGCGCGAAGGGAATCGGCCGCCTCGTCCACTTCAGCTCGATCCACGCCCTGCACGACCCGGGGGCGGGAGCGCCGATCGACGAGGACGCCGAGCCCGCCGACTTCGAGTGGCTCCCCGCCTACGACCGCAGCAAGGCGGCGGGGGAGAGGATCGTGCGCGAGGCGGTGGCCCGCGGTTTCAACGCGGTGATCGTGAATCCGACCGCGATCGTAGGGCCGCACGACGAGAAGCCGTCCCGGATGGGGCGCGTCCTGCTCGACCTCGCGAAGGGGCGGATGCCCGCGCTCGTCCACGGCGGGTACAACTGGGTCGACGCGCGCGACGTCGCGAGGGGGGCGATCGCCGCCGAGCAGAAGGGGAACGCGGGTCAGCGTTACCTCCTCTCGGGGACCTGGAAGCCGATCGCCGACGTCGCGGCGATCGTGCACGCCTGCGGAGGCGCCGCGCCCCCGCGGATGAACGTGCCCCTCGGCGTCGCCGCCGCGGTCGCGCCGCTCGCCTTGGCGGCGTCGCGCCTCGTCGGCGCGGAGCCGCTGTTCACCCCCGATGCGATCCGCGCGTTGCGCTGCCACCGGGAGATCGTCCCTCGGCGGTCGATCGCGGAGCTGGGGTGGTCGCCGCGCCCGATCGAAGCGACGATCGCCGACACCCTGGCGTGGTTCCGGACGAAGGGGATGTGGTGA
- a CDS encoding YkgJ family cysteine cluster protein, with protein MSPLDALLALHAEVDREAAGTAAKHPGRLQCRRGCAACCVDGITVFEVEAGRIRRNAPEVLMQPPHPEGACAFLDAEAACRIYADRPYVCRTQGLPLRWLEERGDDVVEMRDICPLNEAGTPLEELDPADCWSIGPYEERLQAIAAAFDPGMRRVTLRSLLRTG; from the coding sequence ATGAGCCCGCTCGACGCGTTGCTCGCCCTCCACGCGGAGGTCGATCGCGAGGCGGCGGGGACCGCCGCGAAGCACCCCGGCCGACTCCAGTGCCGCCGGGGGTGCGCGGCGTGTTGCGTGGACGGGATCACCGTCTTCGAGGTCGAGGCCGGGCGGATCCGACGCAACGCCCCCGAGGTGCTGATGCAGCCCCCGCATCCCGAGGGGGCGTGCGCCTTCCTCGACGCCGAAGCGGCCTGCCGGATCTACGCCGACCGGCCGTACGTGTGCCGCACGCAGGGGCTCCCGCTCCGCTGGCTCGAGGAGCGCGGCGACGACGTCGTCGAGATGCGGGACATCTGCCCCCTCAACGAGGCCGGCACTCCCCTCGAGGAGCTCGATCCGGCGGACTGCTGGTCGATCGGTCCCTACGAGGAACGGCTTCAGGCGATCGCGGCGGCGTTCGATCCGGGGATGCGGCGCGTGACGCTGCGGAGCCTGCTCCGCACGGGCTAG
- a CDS encoding class I SAM-dependent methyltransferase, with product MPRYDRHALYEASVQSVDSDVAFFAGVYRRKRGRPARMLREDFCGTAALSAAWLRLHRNNRAAGVDLDPEVLEWAREHRVPKMGDAASRLSLVRADVRSNRVPRADLTLALNFSYCVFKERRDLLGYVRAAREGLKPGGLLVLNVFGGTEAMETLSERSRKKGFVQDDGTRVPSFTYVWEHERFNPIDHHILCHIHYEFPDGSSMRNAFTYDWRLWTLPEIRELCAEAGFASTDVYLEGWDDEANASSHVYRKRTHFENQAGWLAYVMAWR from the coding sequence TTGCCGCGTTACGACCGGCACGCGCTCTACGAAGCCTCCGTCCAGAGCGTCGACAGCGACGTCGCCTTCTTCGCCGGGGTGTACCGCCGGAAGCGCGGGCGCCCCGCGAGGATGCTGCGCGAGGACTTCTGCGGCACCGCCGCCCTCTCGGCGGCCTGGCTTCGCCTCCATCGGAACAACCGCGCCGCGGGGGTGGACCTCGACCCCGAGGTCCTCGAATGGGCGCGGGAGCACCGGGTCCCGAAGATGGGGGACGCGGCCTCGCGCCTGTCCCTCGTTCGCGCCGACGTCCGGTCGAACCGCGTCCCGAGGGCCGACCTCACCCTCGCGCTGAATTTCTCGTACTGCGTCTTCAAGGAGCGGCGCGACCTGCTCGGCTACGTCCGCGCGGCGCGCGAAGGGCTGAAGCCCGGCGGCCTTCTCGTCCTCAACGTCTTCGGCGGGACCGAGGCGATGGAAACGCTTTCGGAGCGGTCGAGGAAGAAGGGATTCGTGCAGGACGACGGCACGCGCGTTCCGTCGTTCACCTACGTCTGGGAGCACGAGCGCTTCAACCCGATCGACCACCACATCCTCTGCCACATCCACTACGAGTTCCCCGACGGGAGCTCGATGCGCAACGCCTTCACCTACGACTGGCGCCTGTGGACCCTTCCCGAGATTCGCGAGCTGTGCGCCGAGGCGGGGTTCGCCTCGACCGACGTCTACCTCGAGGGCTGGGACGACGAGGCGAACGCTTCGTCGCACGTCTACCGGAAACGCACGCACTTCGAGAACCAGGCGGGGTGGCTGGCCTACGTCATGGCGTGGCGCTGA
- a CDS encoding sodium:alanine symporter family protein, with amino-acid sequence MVNLLDTVSGWVWGLPLLVLLFGTHLFLTFRLRLIQRYTPTAIRLSLSRKREGEGDVSQFGALTTALAATIGTGNIVGVATAVAAGGPGAVLWMWLTGVFGISTKYAEAVLAVKYRVRGPGGMMSGGPMYVLERGLGMRWLGLIFAGLTAVAAFGIGNMVQANSIASLANEAFHVSPYLTGIVLTVLTAVVILGGIHSIAIVCERLVPFMAIFYVLGCAVLLAMGWETLGATLKTILTTAFTGQAAVGGFLGAGMKEAIRFGIARGLFSNESGLGSAPIVAAAAQTKNPVRQALVSSTGTFWDTVVVCAMTGLVIVNTGDWTQGLKGAALTHAAFEGFPVVGPIVLTVGLLTFVFSTILGWCYYGEKAIEYLIGHRAVKPYRVLWVGAVFVGSVTSLPAVWAFADIANGLMAVPNLVSLLLLSGVVANETKKYLWSDNLDADTHE; translated from the coding sequence TTGGTCAATTTACTGGACACCGTTTCGGGGTGGGTGTGGGGGCTTCCGCTCCTGGTCCTTCTGTTCGGGACCCACCTCTTCCTGACGTTCCGGCTCCGCCTCATCCAGCGGTACACGCCGACGGCGATCCGGCTCTCGCTGAGCCGGAAGCGGGAAGGCGAGGGGGACGTCAGCCAGTTCGGCGCCCTGACCACGGCGCTGGCCGCCACGATCGGCACGGGGAACATCGTCGGGGTCGCGACGGCGGTCGCCGCGGGGGGGCCGGGCGCGGTCCTCTGGATGTGGCTGACCGGGGTCTTCGGGATCTCGACGAAATACGCCGAGGCGGTCCTCGCGGTGAAGTATCGCGTGCGAGGCCCGGGGGGGATGATGTCGGGCGGCCCGATGTACGTCCTCGAGCGCGGCCTGGGTATGCGCTGGCTCGGCCTGATCTTCGCGGGGCTCACGGCGGTCGCGGCGTTCGGCATCGGGAACATGGTCCAGGCCAACTCGATCGCCTCGCTCGCGAACGAGGCGTTCCACGTTTCCCCGTACCTCACGGGGATCGTGCTGACCGTGCTCACGGCGGTCGTGATCCTCGGCGGCATCCACTCGATCGCGATCGTCTGCGAGCGGCTCGTCCCGTTCATGGCGATCTTCTACGTGCTCGGCTGCGCCGTCCTGCTCGCGATGGGGTGGGAGACGCTCGGCGCGACGTTGAAGACGATCCTGACGACCGCGTTCACCGGCCAGGCGGCGGTGGGCGGATTCCTCGGCGCCGGGATGAAGGAGGCGATCCGCTTCGGGATCGCGCGCGGGTTGTTCTCGAACGAGTCGGGGCTCGGCTCGGCGCCGATCGTCGCCGCCGCGGCCCAGACGAAAAACCCCGTGAGGCAGGCGCTGGTCTCCTCGACCGGGACGTTCTGGGACACCGTCGTCGTGTGCGCGATGACGGGGCTCGTGATCGTCAACACGGGCGACTGGACGCAAGGGCTGAAAGGAGCGGCGTTGACCCACGCCGCGTTCGAGGGATTCCCCGTCGTCGGTCCGATCGTCCTGACGGTGGGGCTGCTCACGTTCGTCTTCTCGACGATCCTCGGCTGGTGTTACTACGGCGAGAAGGCGATCGAGTACCTGATCGGACACCGCGCGGTGAAGCCGTACCGCGTGTTGTGGGTCGGCGCGGTGTTCGTCGGCTCGGTGACCTCGCTCCCCGCGGTGTGGGCCTTCGCCGACATCGCCAACGGGCTCATGGCGGTCCCGAACCTCGTCTCGCTCCTGCTGCTCTCGGGCGTCGTCGCGAACGAGACGAAGAAATACCTCTGGAGCGACAACCTCGACGCGGACACGCACGAATGA
- a CDS encoding DMT family transporter produces the protein MIPPSWLRAPRSLLLTGLADVWTALREGKPPGESARGGVTLMIASAALFALMAAFVKKYLPDTPTQAVVFSRGVMMAAVFVTLARSSGAPIRGRRPGRLLLRGIFGYLALSCYFFSVQHLPLGDAVLLQYSHPAFVAALAPLLLRERSGGAHWALVALALAGIALIVRPTGDFRVAGLVGVAGSLLSALAYMTVRDLAKSEHPITILVWFPLATIVPSFVAAVAAGNASLPRNGTEVAGHLLVTASALLGQVALTLGLARVAAAKATAVTLTGPVFGLAFGWLMFGTVPDAASIGGAALVTGAVGLLGRTAPRGATDRRS, from the coding sequence GTGATCCCTCCCTCGTGGCTGCGGGCTCCCCGCTCCCTCCTGCTCACCGGGCTCGCCGACGTCTGGACGGCGCTGCGCGAGGGCAAGCCCCCCGGAGAGAGCGCGCGCGGCGGCGTGACGCTGATGATCGCCTCGGCCGCCCTCTTCGCGCTGATGGCCGCGTTCGTGAAGAAGTACCTCCCCGACACGCCGACGCAGGCGGTGGTGTTCTCGCGCGGCGTGATGATGGCGGCGGTCTTCGTCACCCTCGCGCGCAGCTCCGGGGCCCCGATCCGGGGGAGGCGGCCCGGACGCCTGCTCCTGCGCGGGATCTTCGGGTACCTCGCCCTCTCCTGCTACTTCTTCTCGGTGCAGCACCTGCCCCTGGGCGACGCGGTGCTCCTGCAGTACAGCCACCCCGCCTTCGTCGCCGCGCTCGCGCCCCTGCTCCTTCGCGAGCGAAGCGGCGGCGCGCACTGGGCGCTCGTCGCGCTCGCGCTCGCGGGGATCGCGCTCATCGTCCGCCCCACGGGGGACTTCCGCGTCGCGGGGCTCGTCGGAGTCGCCGGGTCGCTGCTTTCGGCCCTCGCGTACATGACCGTGCGCGACCTCGCGAAGTCCGAGCACCCGATCACGATCCTCGTGTGGTTCCCGCTCGCGACGATCGTGCCGTCGTTCGTCGCGGCGGTGGCGGCGGGGAACGCGTCGCTTCCGAGGAACGGGACCGAGGTGGCGGGACACCTGCTCGTGACGGCGTCGGCGCTGCTCGGTCAGGTGGCGCTGACGCTGGGGCTCGCGCGCGTGGCGGCGGCGAAGGCGACGGCGGTCACGTTGACCGGACCCGTCTTCGGGCTCGCCTTCGGCTGGCTGATGTTCGGGACGGTGCCGGACGCGGCGTCGATCGGCGGCGCGGCGCTCGTGACGGGGGCGGTGGGCCTTCTCGGCCGCACCGCCCCCCGGGGGGCTACTGACCGCAGGTCGTGA
- a CDS encoding PLP-dependent cysteine synthase family protein, with protein MPATALNARFAGLRDLIGNTPLLKVDFEFRGKRRRVWAKAEHLNLSGSIKDRMALHIMARAYETGALAPGVPIFEATSGNTGIAVASIGRALGHPVTIFMPDWMSRERIDLIRSLGAEIRLVSREEGGFLGSIRMSEEAAAAAGRAFLPRQFSNEDNVEAHEQTTGPEIWWQCEAAGKTPDAFVAGVGTGGTVMGVGKALRALRPAIRVHPLEPANSPTLSTGCKVGKHRIQGISDEFVPPICRLDTLDRVVSVDDGDAILMAQKLARELGLPVGISSGANFVGALEILEELGGDATVVTVFCDDNKKYLSTDLLREERIPDGSAVPEIHLVSFEAVRRVCRTCDPAVAAVTGAAETLPPRS; from the coding sequence ATGCCCGCGACGGCGCTGAACGCCCGCTTCGCGGGGTTGCGGGACCTGATCGGGAACACCCCGCTCCTGAAGGTGGACTTCGAGTTCCGCGGGAAGCGTCGGCGCGTCTGGGCGAAGGCCGAGCACCTGAACCTCAGCGGCTCCATCAAGGACCGGATGGCGCTGCACATCATGGCGCGCGCCTACGAGACGGGAGCGTTGGCTCCGGGGGTTCCCATCTTCGAGGCCACGAGCGGGAACACCGGAATCGCCGTCGCGTCGATCGGTCGCGCGCTCGGCCACCCCGTCACGATCTTCATGCCCGACTGGATGAGCCGCGAGCGGATCGACCTGATCCGCAGCCTCGGGGCGGAGATCCGTCTCGTGAGCCGGGAGGAGGGCGGATTCCTCGGGAGCATCCGCATGTCCGAGGAGGCCGCGGCGGCGGCGGGTCGCGCGTTCCTCCCGCGCCAGTTCTCGAACGAGGACAACGTCGAGGCGCACGAGCAGACGACGGGCCCCGAGATCTGGTGGCAATGCGAGGCGGCGGGGAAGACCCCCGACGCGTTCGTCGCGGGGGTCGGGACCGGCGGCACCGTCATGGGAGTCGGCAAGGCGCTGCGCGCCCTCCGCCCGGCGATCCGCGTCCACCCCCTCGAGCCCGCGAACTCCCCGACCCTCTCGACCGGGTGCAAGGTCGGCAAACACCGGATCCAGGGAATCTCCGACGAGTTCGTCCCGCCGATCTGCCGCCTCGACACCCTCGACCGCGTCGTCAGCGTCGACGACGGGGACGCGATCCTGATGGCCCAGAAGCTCGCCCGCGAGCTGGGCCTTCCGGTCGGGATCTCGTCGGGAGCGAACTTCGTCGGCGCCCTCGAGATCCTCGAGGAGCTCGGCGGCGACGCCACCGTCGTCACGGTCTTCTGCGACGACAACAAGAAGTACCTTTCGACCGATCTCCTCCGCGAGGAGCGGATTCCCGACGGCTCCGCCGTTCCCGAGATCCACCTGGTGTCGTTCGAGGCGGTCCGCCGGGTGTGTCGCACGTGCGATCCCGCGGTCGCGGCGGTCACCGGTGCGGCGGAGACCCTTCCGCCGAGGTCTTGA
- a CDS encoding M14 family zinc carboxypeptidase, producing MIAFLLAAAVAAPPDLTTEAEKSGWVRTGRYAEVERLCPAFEKAFPGKVRCTRFGTTPEGRPMLALVASADGAFDPKASRAKGRTVVLAQGGIHAGEIDGKDAGFAVLRDVLNGKTGAGVLSRITFVFVPVFNVDGHERFGPNHRPNQRGPEAMGWRTTAQNLNLNRDYAKAEAPEMHAMLALLNAWDPELYVDLHVTDGAKFRHDVAILVDPAEEPRHPLREPARKLRHEIASRLEALGHRPLEFYPAFEKDDDPASGFAVGVAPPRLSTPYWAARGRMALLVETHSWHRYAERVDATRHVLEATLELAARDGTSWRAAIDAPDSSAELGIAWAHDDPVATIEFLGYAYARRPSAISGGMTVDYDETKPETWRIPLRTGVKAARTARLPKAGWIVPPAWAPLVRDKLAAHGFRTETIGAARTSVTVEVWRAASTTFAVAPYEGRRRVEAEGSWTGGTRDVAPGSLFVPAAQPGARLLVQLLEPEAPDSLVSWGYFDAIFERKEYMESYVTEEVAAAMLRDDPAVRAEFERRLSDPKFAADPNARLEFFHRRHASWDDRKDVYPVVKVDAF from the coding sequence ATGATCGCGTTCCTGCTCGCCGCGGCGGTCGCCGCGCCCCCCGATCTCACGACCGAAGCGGAGAAGTCCGGCTGGGTGCGCACCGGGCGGTACGCCGAGGTCGAGCGCCTGTGCCCCGCCTTCGAGAAGGCCTTCCCGGGAAAGGTCCGCTGCACCCGGTTCGGGACGACCCCCGAGGGGAGGCCGATGCTCGCCCTCGTCGCCTCGGCGGACGGCGCGTTCGACCCGAAGGCCTCGCGCGCGAAGGGGCGCACCGTCGTCCTCGCGCAGGGCGGGATCCACGCCGGGGAGATCGACGGGAAGGACGCGGGGTTCGCCGTCCTGCGGGACGTCCTGAACGGAAAGACCGGGGCGGGGGTCCTGTCGAGGATCACCTTCGTGTTCGTGCCGGTCTTCAACGTGGACGGCCACGAGCGTTTCGGCCCGAACCACCGCCCCAACCAGCGCGGTCCCGAGGCGATGGGCTGGAGGACCACCGCCCAGAACCTCAACCTCAACCGGGACTACGCGAAGGCCGAGGCTCCGGAGATGCACGCGATGCTCGCGCTTCTGAACGCATGGGACCCCGAGCTCTACGTCGATCTCCACGTGACCGACGGCGCGAAGTTCCGCCACGACGTCGCGATCCTGGTGGACCCCGCGGAGGAGCCGCGGCACCCTCTGCGCGAGCCCGCGCGCAAGCTCCGCCACGAGATCGCCTCGCGCCTCGAGGCGCTCGGGCACCGTCCGCTCGAGTTCTACCCGGCGTTCGAGAAGGACGACGACCCCGCGTCGGGGTTCGCGGTCGGGGTCGCGCCGCCGCGACTGTCGACCCCCTATTGGGCGGCGCGGGGGAGGATGGCGCTGCTCGTCGAGACCCACAGCTGGCACCGGTACGCCGAGCGGGTCGACGCGACCCGCCACGTCCTCGAGGCGACCCTCGAGCTCGCGGCCCGCGACGGGACGTCGTGGCGCGCGGCGATCGACGCTCCCGACTCCTCGGCGGAGCTCGGCATCGCGTGGGCGCACGACGATCCCGTCGCGACGATCGAGTTCCTCGGGTATGCCTACGCGCGCCGTCCGTCGGCGATCTCCGGAGGGATGACGGTCGACTACGACGAGACGAAGCCGGAGACGTGGCGGATCCCGCTCCGCACCGGGGTGAAGGCGGCGCGCACGGCGCGCCTGCCGAAGGCCGGATGGATCGTGCCCCCGGCGTGGGCGCCGCTCGTACGCGACAAGCTCGCGGCGCACGGGTTCCGGACGGAGACGATCGGCGCGGCGAGGACCTCCGTGACGGTCGAGGTCTGGCGGGCGGCCTCGACGACCTTCGCCGTCGCTCCGTACGAGGGGCGGCGACGGGTCGAAGCCGAGGGCTCGTGGACCGGCGGAACGCGCGACGTCGCGCCCGGCTCGTTGTTCGTACCCGCGGCGCAGCCGGGAGCGCGGCTGCTCGTCCAGCTGCTCGAGCCGGAGGCGCCGGACTCCCTCGTCTCGTGGGGGTACTTCGACGCGATCTTCGAGCGCAAGGAGTACATGGAGTCCTACGTCACCGAGGAGGTCGCCGCGGCGATGCTCCGCGACGATCCCGCCGTCCGTGCGGAGTTCGAGCGGCGGCTGTCCGATCCGAAGTTCGCCGCGGATCCGAACGCACGCCTCGAGTTCTTCCACCGGCGCCACGCCTCCTGGGACGACCGCAAGGACGTCTACCCCGTGGTCAAGGTCGATGCCTTCTGA